cttgaaagtccgttggagttcacaacatccactagtgttacttacacaccgcgtaatcactaatcccccgggtgatgtcttgaacaccgcgactaactcaccctaatgacaatgtggcgtcttaaacaccgcgacgaatccacacatcaatcaaaacaatgagtggtgtcttgaacaccgcgacatttCCACTCCCATGacgatgtggtgtcttaaacaccgcgacaataccacacgtcaattatacaatgagtagtgtcttaaacaccgcgacaatactactcgtcaatccaacaatgagtagtgtcttaaacacctcgacaatactactcgtcaatccaacaatgagtagtgtcttaaacaccgcgacaatactactcactactttgaatgtggtgtcttaaacaccgcgacgattccacattcgtacacacaaacAAATATGTTATATAcgcacacgcataattattccactcacaatgttgacccttcgccattggggttatataatccacatcacgcgcccatgtgataacgtacacaccaagtgtgcacctcgtcaaaaggTGGTCAAccgaaacgcacaaccgtgccacttGGACCAATACAAAAGTCCatgaaatccacctatatgtgaagtgagctctatagccgagaatcacttcacccgacccgcacccatcctacacatacatatgcacataggatattaacactcaccttgaagtcttgagaaatgcttccaagtagtccgcaacacgccaatggaaagtacctaaaccattatcataaataccacaacacaattaggatggatttacaaaccaacccaattcgacacttagtgcaatttcgacccaaatgcacttccaagtacaaaccgcgcctaaACTCAACCAAAAtttactaacacaagtgataatggtcctaatatgccaagtaaacccaaacacaagtgttaaacacatgtctcacccattttgacaccaaaaccctaattttgacccattaagtcaaaatctcaccgtttacaagtcttgacaccgaaacacatttaactcggtttaatacttcaacttaatccattttaagtttataaaccttaataaatcaacaatcgggtcaaaatcatcaccaaaccctaatttttgctctagtcaaaattagtcaactccaagaaccctaaatgtccccaaaacctcaataatcactaatactagtgattacacaccatttacaagtcttacaagcatgaacttgcacaccaaactcaaaacccaacattaacaacaataaacccgaatcttggtgttaaccttcaattaacaactaaatgggtttcacctatgaatcatacaatcaaaagccctaaacttgaatgatgaacacgaaaatgaatttcggagttagagcttaccactagtatcaccgtgtagctaagaacgaggagaacacacttgtcaactacgccaaggatcaactcccgatccttcctttccaaaaatccttttgaaatcaaatgggtgtttgagtttgagaggaaaaatgaaaagaaaagggaaattaaaatgagaaatgaaatgggtggatgaggttaaagcctcaaatctggctcaaacgtgaaaagaccaaaatgcccttgaacttcatttaaatttacaaggatccggcaccagtttgcccagtatgccgcgccgcggcctaagttgccgcgccgcgacatttgactagtTCTGGAATCCCTTTTTGttcaacttctgatccagatttcagttgtttgccgcaccgcggcctcctttgtcgcgccgcgacacaagtcGTGATCTGACTCCTTGTCTCAtacacaagactttaacacccgaacatgtcccaaacccttcatacgcctatcgtacgtacaccatacacctataaatcatatacggggaaaacggggtgttacagtttttggccacaaaactgacCAAACCCAatccttatcctcattttcaccccTTCCACTTCATCTCTAACCTCTAACCTTTATAGAAAGAGAAAACTCCATTTTAGAGAGTGAAAAGGGGCAAATCATGAAGAAGAAGTGCGAATCGATCAAAGTTGCAAGAGTAAATGTTGTTCCTCTCGTTTTTAACTACGTTTGggtagtggtggtaagtcttaactccaattTTCATTACTTGGGTTTTGATAGAagtttagggtttgagttagtgatggTTTTGTAAACCCCACTTCTTGCTTaattggtgattttaggggtgattcatgtatgtaaacccgaatttgGAGACCTAGGGTTTTAATTGATGAAATTGCAAGTTTGGATCTTGCATGTATTGGTTTAGCCACTAGAACCCTTGTTTACTAATGATTTTGGTGTTGAGTTAACTTgattttgggtataaaccctaatttgggtcaaaatgggttttgtgttgaaaCGGGTCAAGTGTTCTAGATTTTTGGTGCCAAATGATGATTTTGAAACACAATCACTAGTTGTGGGTGATTGTGGGTGTTTTGAGTGTAATTTGACTAGTCAAATGGGTTAACTTGATTAAACCTAACTTTGGTTAATTGGAAGTCAAACATtcttgttaagtgttaaattggtaattttatgacataatcactagtaatggtgattatgggtcaaacttgacttgttttggtggttaagtgcaatgtgggtcaagttgcacttatgggttggtGCTAACTTGACCCATAAGTGCAATGTGGTTAAGTACATAAGTGTAGTTGTGCTTGttggaatgggtcggaattaccgccCGTAGTGGTAATTTAGTGATGTCCATTTAGATGTCTAAATGGGCGAGTGTTAGTGAGCAAGAtggaaacccttggttaagggtgttggtattagattctcttttagagaataagTGTTTATGTGTTTGTGTGCCTATATCTATATAGGTGATttcttgcttggatgcggtggcgatGGTAATATATACATGGCGTGTGCTAGTgttccaaggtgagtggagtatttatatgtgcatgtatataagTTGTTTGCTTGCAGGTGAAGTGGCGAGTGACACCGGGCAAAAGAATTCACTCTTTGTTAGCCACATGATATGTGGCGAGTGACATTCGGTTGTGAGGGttcactctttgttggccacttggtGCATTGTGGTGAGTGATTTCTCTAATGTATGACTCGCTATTTGTTGGCCACATTGCGTTTAGGGAAAATGGTGAGTGCGATTACTTTGAAGTgcactctttgttggccacttgtgAGGATGCAGGAAGTGTTACCAATTGAGACACACTTTTCGTTGACCACATTCGGGTGTACATGGTGGTGCGATCCGGTAGGCCCCTTTGTTGGCCGTGTACAAGGGTTGTTGGTGCTATTCATGTGATGACTAGCACATTTGGGAATGGTTAACCATTTTGCGTTCGTATGTTGGATATTGGTAGTGTAGCGTGTTATATTCTTGTTTATGCAATTAACATGCTAGTTTGTATTCGGTTTTGTTTATTtgcgatagtggtgctaacttgtatACGGATTTGTGTTAGTATGTGGTTGCTTTACTAGCTTGTATGAAGAATTGTGTTGGTTTGTGCAAGGAAGCaggttatgtatgtatgcatataagtattgcaccCACTAAGCTTTTgcttactccctcgttgtttacctttCTATAGGTACCAGAAGATTTGGCTTCAACTGTTTCTGAATTTCGGGTTGTTACATATATCCAATCTTGCATCTCCATAAATACATAAATTACCTTTTCAAAGTCACTTACACGCGAATAAGCAGTCATCATCATACTTCAAGATATCATACTTCTTTCAGGCATTTCATTGAACAACAATACTGCATTTACAACATCTTCATTTTACTACATACTAATAGAGAAAGTTTTAGAATAGTAAGTGAATAGTACTACTTtcacgctttaccgacttgtacgtTTCACATACACAGTTGTACCCACAAGGCTACTACTGTGCTACAGTCCTCGTCATTCTCCCCTAAAAATTTTATTAAAGAACTGTACAAAAACGTTGCTCCCATTTTTTTTAACTAACTTTCATCAAAATTACTACTATATACTAATTACTTTATTACTACATACTAATTGACATAGTTTGGGAACGGTAATTAAAAAGTAACCACTCTTACACTTTATCGGCTTGTACGTTGTGTATAAACGgtgttttttcttttttcttttttttttaaattctcctCCTCATTCTCCCCTACAAACTTTACTAAAGGACTGTACAAAAACGTTGGTTTCATTTTTTTAAACTAATTTTCATCAAAAAAACGTTATGCTTACTTCTTATTTTGTTATTTTTACCCTTCTTTTTCCCTACAATTTTTCCTAAACATTGCCACAAAAATTTTATACGATGACGCGGCATGGCACGTAGCCTAACACTAGTTTTTACCATACCCATTAATTAAGCTAGTCCATAAAATCACATCCTTAAAGAGGAATTCATCAAACACTTTTTGTAATTTCAGAACTTGCAGAATAAAACTCAATCAGCAAACTTCTCACAAATTGATCACCCTCAAGCTTTAATTTCAAACTTCACATTCACAATACTCAAACACGAACAACACGCTTTAATCAATGGCGGATATGTATAATAATTAGCTACGAGACTAAACCGTAACATATCAATATCAACATAACTTAAAACCGTAAAATCTTGGTTATCATTTTCTACGTAAGTACGTAACCGCTGATCATGGTATTGTACAAAAAAGTGTTTCGAAATGAAAGGTGTTGGAAGATCGAACGAGCATACTAGAAGAAACACGGATTTTTTTAGGTCGTTGATGTAGATAGAAGAGGTCCGATGGCAATCTGGTTTTCTTGCAGATGACATTAGATTAAATGAGCATGAATTTGTTTATACTGAGTTAGCGTTTTGCATTTATCCGTTAGGGATTTTACATTATCGTTAAAACAGGTTTCAATGGTGTTTTTAATCATCTGAAAATGGTGGCAATAGAAAAACGGATTATTcaatttcaattattatatataatgtatatgtatatgtatatgtatatgtatatgtatatgtatatgtatatgtatatgtatatgtatatgtatatgtatatgtatatatgtatatatacatatatgtatatcagTATATGTAAAATGTACTCCATAATCATTTGAAAATGACGGTAAATTATGATGATGTGTAAAAGTAGATGCTTGTTCATTAACATAACACTAGAAAAGACTAAAGTAATGAAACATCATAACAGTTGCATTTAGAAATTAAGAAGTTAATTTTGAGAATATCCTTAATCATTTGAAAGCTGAACTATTTTCTTGCCAACATTATCACCATGAAATAGTCCAACAAAAGCCGGAGGAACATTTTCTAGACCGATTGAAACATCTTCAAGCACATGCATTTTTCCTGAACGAATCTGATCAATGGTCGTCGAAAGAAATTcgggaaacaagttcaagtaatcaCCAGATAAGAACCCCTTAATGGCGATTCTTTTGTATATAACACTTAGCATATCGGGTGCAGCACGTTTTCCAGAATCAGTATATTCCGAAATTACCCCACAAACTGAAACTCGACCATGCAACTTCATGTTTGCAACTGCAGCCTCTAACATCTTGGCTCCCACATTATCAAAGTATATGTCGATTCCATCAGGGAAATACCTAAAACGATCAAATGTCGCTTTCTTAAAAGCTAAAAGACTATAAAGTTAAAAACTTTACTACTTTAGTAATatactactccctccgtctcaaatcTATTGTCCCCATACAAAAAATACGTAGTTTTAGGAAATTTTAGTAACTTCATTTTCCACCAATAATGtatattctctctctctctccagattaacctcttttgattggttgaaaaagaatctggacaattaatttgagacattcCAAAATGAAATAATGGACTAtaaatttgggacggagggagtatattatACATTATACCTCTGGAGTGCTAAATGGAGATCGGTTTCTTCTTTATAGTTGAACGCTTCATCAAATCCAAGCTTTTCCTTGAGCATTGTTACCTAGAATTCGATTTAGTTACAATACTGTTAACTTAATCGGGTGTTGCACGTTAAAGACTGTAACTCGATTTCTTCAATATTGTTTTGATACAATGTTAactttatcatatatgaatattaATGAGATCATAAAAATGATGTTAAGAATTGATGCATAGAATGTAGCAAACCTTCTTTTGGCTCCCAGCACAACCCACAACATAACATCCTAAATTTTTAGCATATTGACCAACCAAATTTCCTACAGATCCAGAAGCAGCAGAAACAAAAACTTTTTCACCTTTCTTAGGCTTGCATATTTCAAATAATCCAGCATAAGCAGTGAGCCCACTAAGCCCTGTAATCCAGAAACAAAAAGCCCATATAAGACCAATAATAAGAAACCAAGAACCACAGCTGAGCTATGTAATATCATATTGAATAGTTCTTGTCAAGATTTATAACCAAAAcattgtgttgtagctcatgtggtagtggtctACCTCTCTTagtgagaggtcaggagttcgactcccgtagggtgcagcattgcacacaatgttgcccctttacccttgaattccacccaagggtgcCTTTTGCACATCGCCTTGCGGGGGCAGTGAAGGAagggggttttaccgcccatgccctcggattgggtcGGGTTTCCTCTGTaaggatcgcatagcccaaacacaatgtcatgCAATATAAGCCTAAGAGTCCATCcttattctaaaaccaattggtgataaaaTGACTTTCCCTtaaacttatatgcatacatttgttttgtcccaagaccgatgtgggactttggtttgcacccttacaaacctcccctcaaacctaagTCCATCTAGGCCTCCCCTCCAACGATAGTCCGGATCCAACCTTTACCGCCACCAATTCGGAACTCTCAACCTGGTGGGTAAGGcagggagatttcgatacaaggcttccAGAATCAACTCATCGTGCCAGGGTCCCCTCGAACGAGAGCTGGGTCCACTCATCGCTGCTCAAGAACGAGGGGTGCGCCACGTCGCTGCGTGCGCTCAGGGGTGCGCCCTAATGCgccgtccaccacatcggggctatggCCCAACTTTGATACCATTTGTaaggatcgcatagcccaaacacaatgtcctgcaatataagcctaagagtccatccttattctaaaaccaattggtgatagaatgactttctcttaaacttatatacatacatttgttttgtcccaagaccgatgtgggactttggtttgtacCCTTACATCCTCCTGggcagcagttgggggcgggttatgaaactgtagggagatgaacgcgtgggtagtTAAGTCCCCCTAAGTAATCTCGTACTGCTGTTAAAAAAGAAAGATTTATAACCAATAAAGAATTTGGATATTGAAATTGTTGAAAATGAAGTTACCTAGAACCCCAACATGGTATGACAATGGTAAGCCTAGTGGGTTTAATTTGTTTAATATGAGCCCCTGTGATATGCAATACTCTCCCCAACTTATAAGGCCAACAACATAATCATCCTTTTCAAAATCAGGGTGTCCTGACGCGACTACTTTTCCAACACCATAAGCATCTATCATCTGATTAATCAAGCACATAATATACAAATGTTAAGATATGTTCTGGTAAATGACTGATGAAATTCATGTGAACATGATAAAAAACTACGGAGTAACAGTTATCTAATGTAGtatatgttaatgttaatgttaatttttCTCTTTAGAACGAGTAATAATAACGTCTTAACTAATTTGTTAAGCGAAAATGATCTTTGTAGTTAGCTGTCAATTGTGTTACTTTTAAAATCTTGGAGGGCTGAAATGAAAGTTTTTGAAAATTTTATGACGGACTTGCATGAAACATTTCCATCCAATGATAATCCAATTTCTATTTCTATTAGAATTCAATTTAGCTAAAAACAGAACACTTTCATTCCTAACCTTATCAAACTCTCGAGTAAACTAAGTTTATATACGAATGTTCGGAATATAAAGAAAAAAGTGAAAGAAAACAACCTTAAACTAAAATACGGAGTACATTATTTAGTTGAGAACTAACCTCGCCTGGAACAATACCTGTAGCGAACTCAGAAGCTTTTTGAGAAAAACTATAACTCTTCATTCGGTTAATCTGATACGGGTCGATTGATACATAAAG
This genomic window from Rutidosis leptorrhynchoides isolate AG116_Rl617_1_P2 chromosome 2, CSIRO_AGI_Rlap_v1, whole genome shotgun sequence contains:
- the LOC139890546 gene encoding 2-alkenal reductase (NADP(+)-dependent)-like, which translates into the protein MEVTNNFVAIKAKIEGAPQESDFELKSEPFSLSVKPGSKDIIIKNLYVSIDPYQINRMKSYSFSQKASEFATGIVPGEMIDAYGVGKVVASGHPDFEKDDYVVGLISWGEYCISQGLILNKLNPLGLPLSYHVGVLGLSGLTAYAGLFEICKPKKGEKVFVSAASGSVGNLVGQYAKNLGCYVVGCAGSQKKVTMLKEKLGFDEAFNYKEETDLHLALQRYFPDGIDIYFDNVGAKMLEAAVANMKLHGRVSVCGVISEYTDSGKRAAPDMLSVIYKRIAIKGFLSGDYLNLFPEFLSTTIDQIRSGKMHVLEDVSIGLENVPPAFVGLFHGDNVGKKIVQLSND